cgcgcctgtaatcccagctacttgggaaactgaggctggaagatcgcttgagtctgggaagtaGAGGGTGCAGTGATCCTTGATTGtgctactggactccagcctgggcaacagaccctgtctcaaaaaagaaaaatttaaaccaaGTTTTTAATTAGTTTTATAAAAGAATGTAGTCTGGCTGAAGTGAAATGTGGGTGGAGCATCAGCAGGCCtgatatttctctttctcctatcATTGTTGTCCCAGGTGCTTCACAGAACCCCAAGACTCTGGAGAAACACAATTTGGAAAGTGTGGCCTTAAGTTCTTGTCCTGTGCGGACTGGGACACAGTGAACGGCAGCTTCATAGTCTGGGTGGGGAAGGGGACCCTCCTTTTCCCTCCAGCAGCATTTGCAGTCCTGTGTCACATGCTCCAGGATCcacacttcttttttgtttgttttgttttgttttgagacagagtctcattctgtcgcccagactggagtacagtggtgaaatcttggctcactgcaacctccgcctcccgggttcaaacgatcctcctgcctcagcctcccaagtagctgggattataggtgcacactaccacgcctggctaatttttgtattttttggtacagatggaggtttcaccatgtcggccaggctagtctggaactcctggcctcatgtgatccacccgcttcagcctcccaaagtgttgggactacaggcgtgagccaccacgcctggcctaatccACACTTTTGAAGGGTATCAAGTAGATGAGGGAGGGACCTCTATGAACCCCCACTGCTCCCCAGAgaagtcctggacttttttttttttttttttttttgagaccaagtctcactctgttgcccaagctagagtgcagtggcgcgatttcagctcactgcaacctctgcctctcgggttcaagggattctcctgcctcggcctcccgagtagctgggactacaggcatgagccaccacgcccggctaatttttgtatttttagcagagatgggctttcaccacactggccaggctggtttccaactcctgacctcaggtgatccacctgcctcagcctcccaaagtgctgggattacaggcgtgagctaccgcacccggccgtcCTGGACATCTTTTACGTATTCCCCTAGGACAGCCACCTCCCTACTTCTGTAGGGATGCAAGATCCAGCTGGAATTATTTCTGGGCTAGGATCCTGTTGTCTTGGGTTCTTGTTCCTAAACTGGCCGGGACTCGACTCATCAGCCAGGCTTGTCAAATGCAGGTTTCGAAGCCCTTGGAGGATTCTGATTTAAGTAGGTCTGGGTGTGTCTTTGGAATCTATTTCTAACAAGCACCCCAGGTGCTCTCACACCCAGGCAACTTAGACAAACACTCCTAGTTAGGAGCACAGTctctttaacttcatttttatttacattttgaataCATAATACATTCACATGGTTCCAAACACAACACTGAAAAGTTGTTCTTCAGCTCCTGTTCCCAAGTCCCCAATTCTCCCCAGAGACAACCATCTTTGCCAGTTTATTGTGTTTAAATCTAGCGACATTTTGTACATAAACAAGCACACCCtcttccaacattttttttttttttgagatggagtctcgctctgttgcccaggctggagagcagcggcacgatctcggctcggcgtgatcttggctcaccactacctccgcctcctgggttcaagtgattctcctgcctcagcctcctgagtagctgggattatagatgcactccaccacacccagctaatttttgtatttttagtagagacagggtttcaccatgttggtcaggctggtctcgaactcctgacctcttgatccgcctgcctcggcctctcaaagtgctaggattacaggcatgagccaccatgccctgcccccactttttctttaaaaatggtaaCCCTTTACACTCTTCTGCACATTAAGAACAGCTAGACCTAAGTTTAAGCACAGTACTAGCTTGATGACTTGTGATCCTCCCTGAACCTGTTTCCTCCTCTAAAATGGCAGTAATAGCAAGACACCTCACTGTTGTCGGGGAGTGCCAGGAGAGAATGCTTGCTGCGAAGCTGTCAGCACACGGCCTGGAATAGAGTGAGTGCTCCATATCTGGAAGTTATGATTAATTCTGCATCCTAGGGTGGCCAGGCGGGGCTTCCCAGTGCCAGAGGTACAGACTGAGAACCACACCCTTGGTGAGGCCACCCTACTTATGACTTAGGGGGCAGAGAGAACCTCAGTAAGGTCAGTGGTGTTTATTGAGGCTTTACTATGTGCTATGTGCCTCTTGCTGAGGTCTTAGCTAGAATCGTGGTATTTCAGGgtttctcaacattttttttttttttttttttggagatggtgtctcgctctgtcgcccaggctggagtgcaatggcgcaatctcggctcactgcaacctctgccacccaggttcaagcaattctcctgcctcagcctcccaagtagttgggattacaggtgctgaattcttttttttttttttttttgtagcatgGTGATATTGCACTATGCTTAACCGCATCCCTGGTCTCTACTCACTCAATGCCAGTAGCCTTCTTCCTGCCTGTTGTGACATCAAAAATGTCatacattgccaaatgtccccaagAAAGAGTGGGGCTGAGGGAGGACAAAATCCTACCCACAGTTTAAAACCACCGCCTTATCTCATCCTCACAGTAACTAACCACAGTAACCCCAGGTGGTAAGTACTGTTAATGCCCCATATTGCAAGTGAGGAGACCAACAGAACAGAGTTTGGGTGACATTCCTGAGAACACACAGCTCCGAGATTCACGCCCAGGCACTGTGACTCCAGAGCTCACCTGCCCATTATGCAAGAACATCTGAtcttggctgggagcagtggctcacacctgtaatcccagcactttgggagtccaaggcgggcagatcacgaggtcaggagatcgagaccgtcctggccaacatggtgaaaccctgtctctactaaaaatacaaaaaattagccttggtggcaggtgcctgtaatcccagctacttgggaggctgaggcaggataatcgcttgaaccagggaggcgaggttgcagtgagccgagattgtgccactgcactccagcctgggtgacagagcaagactctgtctcaaaaaaaaaaaaaaaaaaaaaaaaaaggccaggctcgatggctcacacctgtaatcccagcactttaggagactgagcggggcagatcacgaggtcaggagttcaagaccagcctgaccaacatggtgataccccatctctactaaaaatacaaaaattagctgggctcagtggcatgcgcctgtaatcccagctactcaggaggctgaggtaggagaatcgcttgaacatgggaggcagaggttgcagtgagctgagatcgcgccactgcattccagcctgggcaatagagggagactacgtcttaaaaaaaaaaaatcacctggggaATTTTCTGAAAgctcaggcctcaccccagatGAATTAGATGTGAACCTGTGAATCTCTGGGCATGGGACCTGGGCTTCCACAGCTTTGCAAAGTTTCCATGGGATTTCAAGGTTGAGAGCCCTGTGTTAGGCTGAGAAGTGGTCAGGAAATTTTATGATCTCCAATCTTGGCAGCCAGTGTGGCAGGATACAGGCCTTCTCTCTGGGTCATCTGGGTTATCTCACAGGGGACctgccatttctttctctttttcttttcctttcttttatattttaaaatttttttttgtagagtcagggtcttgctatgttgcctaagctggtctcgaactcctggcctcaggcagtcctcttaccttggcctcccaagttctgggattacaggaatgagccactgcacccggcctaagaCCTGCCCTTACTCCCCCAAGCTAAACCCAGGCAGCCCAGCCAAGGCAGGTCTTCCCTCTTCTAAACCTGAAAGCCCTGCTGAGCCCCCTCGAGTGCCCCATCCTTATCCCATAGGCCCAGGCTTATACCACTTGGTTATTCTTTATTCTCATGCATTCCAGGATGAGATCAGAGAATGAAGAGGGTCCCGAGGACAGCCTGGGAGAGAAGCACCAGCCTTCCTATTGGCAAGAAATGACCCAGTGCTGGGGGTAGTGAGGGGCCCTATGAGGGTGCCGGGGTCATGCCTGGAGCTGCTGCTGACTCCTCCAGCCAGAGCCGCACTGGTCTGAGCGATCGGGTGAcacaggcttgaatttctcctgaaGCGTTTGTGTTCTCTgcaggggagagagggatggTGGAGCTGGCATTTGAAAGACGCTGTTACCAATGTCCTCTCCTCAAACCCTCACATCATGCCCAGGAGGACTTGGACTGGACAAGACCCCACTGGACAGATGTGTAAATGGAGGCTGAAGGCCAACTGCCTTACTCAAGGGTGTTCAGAAGCCAGGAGACCACCTCCTTTCAACCCCGTGCCCAGCTCAGTTGTGTGGCCCAGGGTGCAAATAGAAGGTTTCAGGCAGGACTGGAATGCACTGGTCTTCAGTGaaatggtttgtttgtttgtttatttgtttgtttgtttgttttttgagacacagtctcacccagactggagtgcagtggcacagtctcagctcactgcaacctctgcctcccaggttcaagcaattctctgcctcagcctcctgagtagctggaattacaggtgccctcccccacgcccagctaatttttgtgtttttagtacagatggggtttcaccatcttggccaagctagtcttgaactcctgacctcgtgatccacccacctcggcctcccaaagtgctgggattacaggattataGGATTACTGTGCCTGgcgagttttgttttttttgagacagagtcccattctgtcgcccaggctggagtgcagtggtgcaatctcagctcactgcaaccttcacctcccgggttcaagtgattcccctgcctcagcctctcgagtagctgggactacaggtgcctgccaccacacctggctaacttttatatttttagtagagatggggtttcaccatgttggccaggctggtctcaaattcctgacctcaacttatccgcctgccttggcctcccaaagtgctgggattaaaggcaagagccaccacagcCGGTCAAAAGGGGTTTTGAAGAGGAAGCGTCAAAAAGGACACCTGGGACTGTAGGAGGCAAGAAGCCTGCCCTCGATGGTCTTGCTCCCCCACTCCCCGACCCCAAGCCCTTTGGAGACCCCAGGAGATCTGTGCATTGTTCTGGGCCCTGGAGCAGCCTCAGCCACATCAGAACTTGGCAGGTGTGCCCACCCCTCACCTGGCATCAatctccttcctctgtcttcctgAACATGGCCAAGGCCTCCGCCAGCACACCATCAGGGTCTAGGATTTTGACCTGGAGGGAAATACCAAGAAGTTGGTTTGGAGAGCATGGAGGACCCAGGCTGCCAGCCTTGACTGGCGCTGCCTGCCGTGTGGGGTGCTGCCAGCCTCATCAGGAGCCACCTCCCTTGCTAGGGATGCCCTGACTGAAAACAAAACCTTGTCTGTTCCCTGTCTGGGCTTGGCTGGGCCTGGCAGATCTGGCCTGGGCATGGCTGGGGATGCTGGCTTCTGTCTCTGTCTGGGTGTGGCCACAGGGCCCTGGTGAGGGCTGCCCACCTCAGGAATGGGGAACTGAGTGGGCTCAGGGGCCTCGTCACGGCCAAAGTCGATCATCGTCCCGCATTTGGCCATATTGTCCACCCAGAAGCCTTCAAACAGCTGGCCGTGGTCCAGATGGAAGAAACGCCCCGCCCCGTTCTTCATGCCTCTCTCCCAGCAGCCCTCGTAGCGGTTCCCGTTCTCTGGGGGAAAGGACAGGGAGGTGTGGTGCAGGGTACACCAAACTAAGCTAGACCCCCAGGGGTCGCTCTTCCAGAGCTCAGTGCAAATCctaacacattgggaggccaagatgggaggctcataagcccaggagatcaagaccagcctgagcaacatagtgagaccacatctctgcaaaaaaaaaaatttttttaattagctgggcatagtggtgtgcacctatagtcccagctactctggaggctgaggtgggaggatggcttgagctcaagaagttgaggctgcagtgagctgagattgccccacagcactccagcctgagtgacaacctccgcctcccgagttcaagtgattctcctgcctcagcctcctgagtagctgggattacaggtgtataccaccacatgcagctactttttgtatttttagtagagacagggtttctccacgttggccaggctgatctcaaactcctgacctcatgatccgcccgcctctgcctcccaaagtgctgggattacaggcatgagccactgcgcctggctttttttttaaaaattgagatataagtTCATATAACATAAGTTGGCCATTTtgaagtgtatagttcagtggcatttagtacattcacaatgctgtGCAACCATTACCTCTATCTAGTTTCAAAACGTTTTAATCACCCGAAAAGGAAACCCTGTGCCCATTAAGCAGCCATTCCCCACACCCACTAATGTCACCACCCCCATAGTCCTAGGCAACCattagtctactttctgtctctgtggaggTGCGTGTCctaaaaatttcatataaatagcaTCATatatatgtgaccttttgtgactgAGGGGAGAGATAGGGTGCTCTTCCTCTCTTGTCCCACATTGACACAAGGGTCAGTGTGGGACAAGAGTGTGGGGTGTGGCCTGTCTCTGTGGGACCAAATGGGCGTGGCCAGCTCGCTGCCGGGGGCGTGGTCGGGTGGGCGGGGCCGGCGGGGGTGGGGCACTCACTCAGGCGCAGCATGCCCTCCCCGTTGGGCTTGTCGTTCTCCCACTGTCCCTCGTAGATGTCGCCGTTGCTGTAATACATGCGGCCCCACCCGCTGCGCTGGCTGCCACACCAGTCACCCTCATAATACTCCTTGGGTCCGAAAAACTGGATCCCATAACCCTGAAAGTACGAAGATGCTACTACTCAGGGCGCCCCCCAACACCACCAGGAAAGCCCACCGTCTTCCCAGGCACCCCTAGAGCCACACACCCcagcttcttccttcttcctcagcccTACGTCCAAGCGGAGGGTCGTGTCTTAGCGGAGTAtcctgtcttttttgtttgtttgtttgtttttagacagagatccactctgtcacccaggctggagtgcagtgatgtgatctcggctcactgtaacctccgtcccccgggttcaagtgattctcctgcctcagcctcccgagaagctgggattacaaacacgcatcaccacgccctgctaatttttgtatttttaggagagacagggtttcaccatgttggccaggctggtcttgaactcctgacttcaagtgatccgcccgcctcagcctcccaaagtgctgggattacaggtgtgagccatagtgccCACCGATAATGTCTTGAAGGATCTCCCCatgctctgtttctctctgtccctctgctGGCGCCTCCATGCAGCCAGTCATTAAACTCCCTCCTTACTGACCCACCCTCTCCTCTCTCATCCCCACCACACCATGCGCCATGCAGCCCCTACAGCGCCGGAGGACTCTTTAAATCGCCCAtctaggctgggcgctgtggctcaccggctcactttaggaggctgaggtgggtggatcacttgaggtcaggagtttgagaccagcctggccaacatggtgaaaccccatctctaccaaaaatacaaaaaattagctgggcgtgatggcggcgcctgtgatcccagttactggggaggctgaggcaggagaatcacttgaacctgggagatggaggttgcagtgagctgagaatgcacggtagcctaggtgacagggtgagacgctatctcaaaaaaaaaaaaaatcgcccATCTGATCATGCtcgcccccctcccactcttATTTTGACCcagaaaaatgaacataaacaCCATacttagcctggcgtggtggcttacgcctataatcccagcactttgggaggccgaggcagatggatcacctgaggtcaggagttttagaccagcctgaccaacgtggcaaaaccctgtctctattaaaaatataaaaaattagctgagtgtggtggtgggcacctgtaatactagctacttgggaggctgaggcagaagaattgcttgaacccaggagtcggaggttgcagtgagcccagatcgtgccattgcactcccacctgggcaacagagcaagactgtctcaaaaaacaaacaaacaaacaaacaaaaaacaccacacttaggctgggcgctgtggctcacgcttgtaatcccagcactttgggaggccaaggcaggcggatcacaaggtcaggagatcgagaccatcctggctaacatggtgaaaacccgtctctactaaaaatacaaaaaaattagctgggtgtggtggtgggtgcccgtagtcccagctactcgggaggctgaggcaggagaaggccgtgaaccaggaggcggagcttgcagtgagccaagatcgcgccactgtactccagcctgggcaacagagaaagactccgtctcaaaaaacaaaaaacaccacactTAGTGTCCAACCACAGGGAAACAAGGTCTGTTTGCAGATCACACCCGAGGAGGTTGGGTTGAGAAGCCAAGTCTACTCCTCAAAATCCTGATTTCCCACATATCCCTGAGGGCCCCCGCAACTCTTCTCCTCACTCCTGTCCCAGGGC
This sequence is a window from Homo sapiens chromosome 12, GRCh38.p14 Primary Assembly. Protein-coding genes within it:
- the MORN3 gene encoding MORN repeat-containing protein 3, whose translation is MPVSKCPKKSESLWKGWDRKAQRNGLRSQVYAVNGDYYVGEWKDNVKHGKGTQVWKKKGAIYEGDWKFGKRDGYGTLSLPDQQTGKCRRVYSGWWKGDKKSGYGIQFFGPKEYYEGDWCGSQRSGWGRMYYSNGDIYEGQWENDKPNGEGMLRLKNGNRYEGCWERGMKNGAGRFFHLDHGQLFEGFWVDNMAKCGTMIDFGRDEAPEPTQFPIPEVKILDPDGVLAEALAMFRKTEEGD